Part of the Falco cherrug isolate bFalChe1 chromosome 6, bFalChe1.pri, whole genome shotgun sequence genome is shown below.
TAATGTCCTTCTCAGCAACAGGAGCTCATGGaatggaggaggaaagcaagatATTCATGGTTATGGTGtttatcttcccaagtaaccattatgcgtTCTGaggccctgcttcccaggaagcggataaacatctgcctgctgatgggaagttgTGGATTAATCCCTtatcttgctttgcttgcacatgcaGTTTTGCTTCACCTattaaaactgtctttatcttgacccatgagttttctcacttttactcttccaaatctctcccccatcccactgggacAAGTAAGCAAGCAACTGGGTGAGCACTTAGTGTCtgccagggtcaacccaccacactaaCCAACCTTGTGGTTAAAACTAAACCTGAACTTGTCTGACAAACCAAGCAGCACCAGAAAAAGTGTAATCTCCATTTGTTACTTGTGTTCCCTTCATGCACCCCGTGATTTAGCAGTTAGCATGCGAAAGGTAACCCCCCCTGCAGTTCCCCGAGTCCTGTTTGCCTTTGTAAGACAGCTACATCAGCCCTCTTCCAGTTACCTGAAAATTGCCTAGTCTTCAAAGATTATTTAAGATGAACAGTTCAGGTTCAGAGATCCTTACCCATTTCTTTTGATGCTTTTACACATTATGCTTTGTAATTGCATAAGATTTTCTCTTTGGTATTGTCCCTGTTTATagttaaaactaaaatattttactgtgtttgCAACATGCAGATATCCCACTTCGGTTTATTAACTGACTATTTACTTACCTAGAACTGACTGTTTACTCAGAACTATTTactcattcttttctttttaccaaaCCTTTAGGCACTGCTGGGACTTCATAGGTTCTTAATTTTTGAATTTCACTCTTTTCAGtcttgctgcctgctcccttcGCTTTTCTTATTAATTGCCTGTTTTCCAAGAGCTGATTTGTACTCATGTCTGCTTATGCCACTATACTCTCCACTGTGCAGAACAACCCATCCATAATGTAATACTGTTCCCAGTAACAACCAATTCTTTAATCCTATGCTGAATGAAATCAATGAACCAGCTCTCAGGAGGGAACCACACTGCAAGGAAAACTGTCAAAAATGCATGACTTGTGTTATCTTTAACAGCCTTCCATTCAGTTACTACCTTACTGTTGTGTTATTTAAACTGTGACAAAATTATAGTGCTATAATGCTCTCTGACTTCTTTTTCCATAATTCATTAAATTAACGAAACCTGAAGTGTGTTCAGACTGCGTGTCATTCCTCAGCATTACTGTTTACTTGAGAAGTTCCAACTCCTGGGGGTTTATAAATACCAAATGGAAACTGGTCCTAGCCCCAAACATTTTACACAATGATACTATTGTTTTTCTTAACTGtcacaggaaaagcagagacacttcatttctttcaaaagataATCTACTAAGGCACTGCACTGCAAGGAATTAATTAGAAGAATACTTGTTTATTGTgtgctaaagaaaaaaggatgctACCGGAAAGAAATTGAGCACAGAGAAGCATACCAGGCAAGTGATACTTCCAAATACATCCACCCATCTTCAAGCAGTCTTTTCGATGCTGTATTGAGCACAACGCTGTGTGTTAAATGATTTGTTGGTATTAGCTGTGGATTTTCTCTATGTCGATGgctctgtatttctttgcagGTTAGTGTCTTTCCACCAGCATCCACAGTTATATTGCAGGCTTACATGTTCCAGGTGTATCAGTTGTTCCAGATCATAGCTGTATTACGGAAAAGTATCTTAACCAAACAGCCTCTTTCAGCACGGCAGAAATTCATGGTTGTACTGGCTGCAGTAGTTAGTTTGCCAGAATTTCATTACAGCCCTTGCCAGTGCTTTACAAAATCTGTGACGTTCTTCAGCTGCCCTCACCCACTGGGGTAGTTCAAGCTGAATGGCATCAACAGTACCAGAACTACGGGAACCAAAAGTCTTTGTTATATATCCACCACTATAATAGCTCCCGTTATTTGGGCTAGGATTGGACGGAGAAGGCACGCAAACATAACTGTTATTTTGTTCTTCAATATATTTACCCAAACTTCTGTTCCCTGCAACTAAATTCTCAGAAGACACATTGACTAGCTGACTGGCTAGATAGCTAATTGAGGAACTTGATGCAGAAAAGACACCTGAGTTAAGGGAAGTTTTTGGAAGTGTGTAACCTAGTTCTATCCACCGTTCAGGATGTGCTTGTCCATGGATATCCAGAATCAGGCCCCCTGTCATCTGTGATTTTGCAGTGGTCAAAAATCCCATATACTCTTCCCAGGACTGTTCTGCTTGGGGAATTCCAAAGGAggcttcttccttttccctgttaGCATCCATCTTGAACCTCTGTAGGTGGTTTATAACAATATGTGGGAAGAAGCCATCagtaatttcattaatttcttcagcAAGAGCCTGAGCCACTTCTATAGTATACCTGTCTTGGTTGGTAGACACTTTGCATTTCTTATAATTTTGATTACTTCCAGGCGGACACTTATGAGAGAAGATACAAGAGGATGTGTTTGCATCCAAACAGGCAGCTTCTCGATCAGGGATGTCTTTGGGTTCCATT
Proteins encoded:
- the LOC106630993 gene encoding uncharacterized protein LOC106630993, which produces MKNMTLFFISIIYLLLKATGTKEVIFGHNNFTEYQVGNMNLILSVPHGGSMEPKDIPDREAACLDANTSSCIFSHKCPPGSNQNYKKCKVSTNQDRYTIEVAQALAEEINEITDGFFPHIVINHLQRFKMDANREKEEASFGIPQAEQSWEEYMGFLTTAKSQMTGGLILDIHGQAHPERWIELGYTLPKTSLNSGVFSASSSSISYLASQLVNVSSENLVAGNRSLGKYIEEQNNSYVCVPSPSNPSPNNGSYYSGGYITKTFGSRSSGTVDAIQLELPQWVRAAEERHRFCKALARAVMKFWQTNYCSQYNHEFLPC